The Rhipicephalus sanguineus isolate Rsan-2018 chromosome 7, BIME_Rsan_1.4, whole genome shotgun sequence genome includes a window with the following:
- the LOC119400746 gene encoding juvenile hormone acid O-methyltransferase, giving the protein MSSSPILDNEAANSEDHQTETIEEGLDPVSFTYLKANMYREHQNVLEKVKFRQQQGDDWRYLDLGCGPGNFLKEILLPRLRPCKCVVAVDSSRQMLSYAQQHHDAHEVFFELLDIEHGNPNEIVAKYGQFDRVYAFLIFHFVKDLNQAYRNVYQLLRQGGECLAVNFMRTGISDVWHQIYEKEAWKEYVPNPVEVLSKRFCFNEEVPHKALVTDEMNAVAAAGLDIVDCHTYTSQWIFPTADAWLESYIGFFKLDQRVPEERRREFWDALKIALLEEMKKSSDGVSLKYDIMVTHMQRPY; this is encoded by the exons ATGTCCAGTTCTCCTATCCTGGATAACGAAGCCGCAAATAGTGAGGATCATCAGACTGAAACGATAGAGGAAGGCCTTGACCCGGTCTCATTCACTTACCTGAAGGCTAACATGTACCGAGAGCACCAGAACGTGTTGGAAAAGGTGAAATTTCGGCAACAGCAGGGCGATGATTGGAGGTACCTAGATTTGGGCTGTGGACCGGGTAACTTTCTTAAGGAAATCTTGCTTCCCCGGCTGCGCCCGTGTAAGTGCGTCGTGGCTGTTGATTCGTCGCGTCAGATGCTGAGTTACGCGCAACAGCACCATGATGCGCATGAGGTGTTTTTCGAACTTCTGGATATAGAACACGGAAATCCCAACGAGATTGTCGCAAAGTATGGACAGTTCGACCGCGTGTACGCGTTCCTGATATTTCATTTCGTAAAAGACCTCAACCAGGCTTACCGAAACGTATACCAGCTGCTCAGACAGGGCGGAGAATGTCTCGCCGTCAACTTCATGAGGACAGGCATTTCGGATGTGTGGCATCAGATCTACGAGAAGGAGGCGTGGAAGGAGTACGTACCG aacccagtcgaagttctgtcGAAGAGATTCTGCTTCAACGAGGAAGTGCCACATAAAGCATTGGTCACTGATGAGATGAATGCAGTTGCAGCTGCTGGACTGGACATTGTTGATTGTCATACGTACACGAGCCAATGGATCTTTCCAACCGCCGACGCATGGCTTG AAAGCTACATAGGATTCTTCAAGCTGGACCAGAGGGTACCAGAAGAACGCCGCCGAGAATTCTGGGACGCACTAAAGATTGCACTTCTTGAAGAAATGAAGAAGTCAAGTGACGGAGTTAGCCTAAAATATGACATCATGGTCACGCACATGCAAAGGCCTTATTAA